One Nocardioides luti DNA window includes the following coding sequences:
- a CDS encoding YegP family protein has translation MTAGLVAVFEVSRFAGTHRWILRNWDGEILAQNGGYLTRGAAVQDIERLRVATVTANVVEV, from the coding sequence ATGACGGCAGGGCTTGTTGCGGTCTTCGAGGTGTCCCGCTTTGCCGGAACCCATCGTTGGATACTGCGCAATTGGGACGGCGAGATTCTGGCGCAGAACGGTGGATACCTCACTCGTGGGGCCGCAGTCCAAGACATCGAACGTCTGCGCGTAGCGACGGTCACGGCAAACGTGGTTGAGGTGTGA